In the genome of Chryseobacterium oryzae, one region contains:
- a CDS encoding tetratricopeptide repeat protein: MKDIMIMNVRKVAFGASVVFFTNFAFAQTLQDGINSLDSDKYAAAKNNFTQMIAKEPSAENYFYLGNTFLKQGEPDYAKASENFNKGLTADSKSYLNKIGLASVKLGKGDKSAIAEIQKIVTDSREKDPEVLFRAAEALTIFEKNNSPDLAIQYLNKAIEKTKKDIPAYYYYTLGDAYRLKRIPGEAMTAYDKALPLAKNKASVYTRMGTLWMAAQQWQQAKQNIDKAIATDQTYAPAYKALAAYDIKYQENAKATQDLLNYTKYADEDPYTQLEIAKLYFTNEDYANSKVVLDKIFDKIDDPIKFKLRAYVNYADGQYAEAKQNIDNFVSKAEKSRVQPADQGLMGLIAAGLAKTETDEAKKTALKAEAQQKIALAKVAKDETLKWDMELAKINGGGASQASADAGPSTPEIEAAKKLVAANPKDSDAIYKLANAYQDAKNWNGAVLTWQKMSNLLPDWAPAYYSQGYSYQQAGNNEAAMISYEKFIATVKPADIEANKQALAYSYFAIAFLEKDKDVAKAKDYVAKSLKLDPSYQDAINLNAELNK, encoded by the coding sequence ATGAAAGATATAATGATTATGAATGTAAGAAAGGTTGCTTTTGGGGCATCAGTAGTATTTTTTACCAACTTTGCTTTTGCACAGACATTGCAGGACGGTATCAACAGTTTAGACAGTGATAAGTATGCTGCTGCTAAAAATAATTTTACGCAAATGATTGCTAAAGAGCCTTCAGCAGAAAATTATTTTTACTTAGGAAATACATTTCTGAAACAAGGTGAACCCGATTATGCAAAAGCATCTGAAAATTTCAATAAAGGATTAACGGCAGATTCTAAAAGCTATCTTAATAAAATAGGTTTAGCTTCTGTTAAACTAGGAAAAGGTGATAAATCTGCAATTGCAGAAATTCAGAAAATAGTAACAGATTCTAGAGAAAAAGATCCTGAAGTACTATTCAGAGCAGCAGAAGCTTTAACGATATTCGAAAAAAATAATTCACCAGATTTGGCAATTCAATACTTAAATAAGGCTATTGAAAAAACCAAAAAAGACATTCCTGCGTATTACTATTATACGTTAGGTGATGCGTATAGACTCAAAAGAATTCCTGGTGAGGCAATGACTGCTTATGATAAAGCACTTCCTTTAGCTAAAAATAAAGCATCTGTGTATACAAGAATGGGTACTTTATGGATGGCTGCTCAACAATGGCAACAGGCAAAACAAAATATTGATAAAGCTATTGCTACAGATCAAACGTATGCACCTGCGTACAAAGCTTTAGCTGCTTATGATATAAAATATCAGGAAAATGCTAAAGCTACACAGGATCTTCTTAACTATACAAAGTATGCGGATGAGGATCCATATACACAATTAGAAATTGCAAAACTTTATTTTACTAATGAAGATTATGCTAATTCTAAAGTTGTCTTAGATAAAATCTTTGATAAGATTGATGATCCTATCAAATTTAAATTAAGAGCGTATGTAAATTATGCAGACGGACAATACGCTGAAGCGAAACAAAATATTGATAATTTCGTTTCTAAAGCAGAGAAATCGAGAGTTCAACCTGCAGACCAAGGTTTAATGGGATTAATTGCTGCCGGTTTAGCAAAAACTGAAACAGACGAAGCTAAGAAAACTGCTTTGAAAGCTGAAGCTCAGCAAAAAATTGCTTTGGCAAAAGTAGCTAAAGATGAAACCTTAAAATGGGATATGGAATTAGCTAAAATTAATGGAGGCGGAGCATCTCAGGCTTCAGCGGACGCAGGTCCTTCTACTCCAGAAATTGAAGCAGCTAAAAAATTAGTTGCCGCAAATCCAAAAGACTCTGATGCGATCTATAAATTGGCAAATGCTTATCAGGATGCTAAAAACTGGAATGGGGCAGTTTTAACATGGCAGAAAATGAGTAATTTACTTCCAGATTGGGCACCAGCTTACTACAGTCAGGGATATTCTTATCAACAAGCTGGAAATAATGAAGCTGCTATGATTTCTTATGAGAAATTTATTGCAACTGTAAAACCAGCTGATATTGAGGCTAACAAACAAGCTTTAGCATATTCCTACTTCGCAATTGCTTTTCTGGAAAAAGACAAAGATGTTGCAAAAGCAAAAGATTATGTAGCAAAATCTCTTAAATTAGATCCTAGTTATCAGGATGCTATTAATCTTAACGCAGAGCTTAATAAATAA